A window of the Tunturibacter empetritectus genome harbors these coding sequences:
- a CDS encoding sigma-54-dependent transcriptional regulator, with protein sequence MSAALSYPVPALKPNTRTRAQILILEPDLAVLDYLRSTLGTRYSLSLFSDEQTLLERLDKAEQPDLLLLALHTNRDPLPLLTHIRCTKPNLAVVVLSCSAELRDLEMVIRLGVRAIVMKPFTGSDVEQAIEEHLASAEKKIPVADALKEIPLNESHSFVRSSKRMRELEAQAALVARADIPLLILGESGTGKEILALYTHKMSARSQNIFLKVNCAAVPADLLESELFGYEQGAFTGAVKTKPGKFEVCTGGTIFLDEIGEMPAILQAKLLQVLQDGTFSRLGSRSPMKVDVRVIAATNINMKEAMANKTFREDLYYRLNGFTLSIPPLRERREEIPVLSEYFMRKGAKRYGRDPLPFSQNLLNALSEHSWPGNLRELENVVNRYLVLGEERSIVDELSPSTVYQGGAATVAAAQEAPNGAGLKAMVRNLKGDAESTAIAQVLEGTGWNRKAAANDLQISYKALLYKIKQYDLSPRNNHAS encoded by the coding sequence ATGTCAGCTGCGCTTTCTTATCCCGTCCCTGCCTTGAAGCCCAATACGCGAACGCGTGCCCAGATTCTAATTCTGGAGCCGGATCTCGCCGTTCTGGATTATCTACGGTCCACCCTCGGCACCCGGTACTCGCTCAGTCTCTTCTCTGACGAGCAGACCCTGCTCGAGCGCCTGGACAAGGCCGAGCAGCCGGATCTGCTTTTGCTCGCCCTGCACACCAATCGCGACCCGCTGCCTCTGCTCACCCATATTCGTTGCACCAAGCCGAATCTCGCGGTAGTTGTCCTGTCGTGCTCCGCCGAACTCCGCGATCTGGAGATGGTCATTCGCCTGGGCGTCCGTGCCATTGTCATGAAGCCGTTTACCGGCAGCGATGTCGAGCAGGCCATTGAGGAACACCTGGCCTCTGCCGAAAAGAAGATTCCCGTCGCCGACGCCCTGAAGGAGATCCCGCTCAACGAGAGCCACTCCTTCGTGCGGTCCAGCAAGAGGATGCGCGAACTTGAGGCTCAGGCCGCCCTGGTAGCCCGCGCGGACATTCCACTCCTGATTCTGGGAGAGAGCGGGACCGGTAAGGAGATCCTCGCCCTCTACACCCACAAGATGTCGGCCCGCAGCCAGAACATCTTTCTCAAGGTCAACTGTGCGGCAGTCCCGGCCGACTTGCTGGAGAGCGAACTCTTCGGCTACGAGCAGGGAGCTTTTACCGGCGCGGTGAAGACTAAGCCCGGCAAGTTCGAGGTCTGCACCGGCGGAACGATCTTTCTCGACGAGATTGGCGAGATGCCCGCTATCCTCCAGGCCAAGCTGTTGCAGGTCCTGCAGGACGGAACCTTCTCCCGTCTGGGCAGCCGCTCGCCGATGAAGGTAGACGTCCGCGTGATTGCAGCCACCAACATTAATATGAAGGAGGCAATGGCCAACAAGACCTTCCGCGAAGATCTTTACTATCGTCTCAATGGATTTACCCTCAGCATTCCGCCGTTGCGAGAGCGCCGCGAGGAGATTCCCGTACTGTCGGAGTACTTCATGCGCAAGGGGGCCAAGCGGTACGGCCGCGATCCGCTCCCCTTCTCGCAGAACCTGCTGAACGCCCTGTCCGAGCACTCCTGGCCGGGCAACCTGCGCGAGTTGGAAAATGTAGTCAACCGTTACCTGGTGCTTGGCGAAGAGAGATCCATCGTCGACGAGCTCTCCCCCTCTACCGTCTATCAGGGGGGAGCAGCTACAGTAGCAGCAGCCCAGGAGGCGCCAAACGGCGCCGGGCTCAAGGCGATGGTCCGCAACCTTAAGGGGGATGCGGAGTCGACGGCAATTGCACAGGTACTGGAGGGAACTGGATGGAACAGGAAGGCCGCGGCAAACGATCTGCAAATCAGCTACAAGGCGCTCCTGTACAAGATCAAGCAGTACGACCTGTCGCCGCGGAACAACCACGCATCGTAA
- a CDS encoding branched-chain amino acid transaminase, whose amino-acid sequence MPIQTTTNIWHNGSLIPWDKAQIHVMSHVVHYGSSVFEGIRCYAQPNANSIFRLPEHMARLVDSAKIYRMPLPYTVEQLSTAVIDVVEANGVAPCYIRPIAFRGYGELGVNPLKSPVEVYIANYPWGKYVPGTSGADVCVSSWSRLAPNTMPTLAKAGANYMNSQLIRMEAEINGYSEGIGLDTNGYLSEGSGENLFLVRGSVLYTTPLANSVLNGITRSSVLTLAKQLGIEVVEQALPREMLYICDEAFFTGTAAEVTHLRSVDRIMVGDGTMGPITKALHDEFFGIVHGTLPDRHNWLTPVNVKAGEPVGV is encoded by the coding sequence ATGCCCATACAGACCACCACGAATATCTGGCACAACGGGAGCCTGATTCCCTGGGACAAAGCCCAAATTCACGTTATGTCCCACGTCGTCCACTACGGCTCGTCAGTCTTTGAGGGCATCCGCTGCTACGCCCAGCCGAACGCCAACAGCATCTTCCGCCTGCCGGAGCATATGGCTCGACTGGTCGATTCGGCCAAGATCTACCGAATGCCGCTTCCCTACACGGTGGAACAGCTCTCGACCGCAGTGATCGATGTGGTGGAAGCCAATGGTGTCGCTCCATGCTACATACGCCCGATCGCCTTCCGCGGGTATGGCGAGCTTGGCGTCAATCCGCTGAAGTCGCCCGTCGAGGTTTACATTGCGAACTACCCATGGGGCAAGTACGTTCCGGGCACCTCCGGAGCCGATGTCTGCGTGTCGAGCTGGAGCCGGCTTGCTCCGAATACGATGCCGACGCTCGCCAAGGCCGGTGCGAACTACATGAACTCGCAGCTGATTCGCATGGAGGCCGAGATCAACGGCTACTCCGAGGGCATTGGCCTCGATACGAATGGCTACCTCTCCGAAGGATCGGGTGAGAACCTGTTCCTGGTGCGTGGTAGCGTGCTCTACACCACCCCCTTGGCGAACTCGGTGCTGAACGGCATCACCCGTAGCTCCGTTCTCACCCTGGCCAAGCAGCTCGGTATCGAAGTGGTCGAGCAGGCACTTCCCCGAGAGATGCTCTACATCTGCGATGAGGCGTTCTTTACTGGTACTGCTGCCGAGGTGACCCATCTCCGTTCGGTTGATCGGATTATGGTGGGCGACGGCACGATGGGTCCGATCACCAAGGCGCTGCACGATGAGTTCTTCGGCATCGTCCACGGCACACTGCCCGACCGCCATAATTGGCTGACGCCGGTAAATGTGAAGGCCGGCGAACCGGTCGGCGTATAA
- a CDS encoding TIGR03013 family XrtA/PEP-CTERM system glycosyltransferase, translating into MIRLFNVYYPTRTIVLLLCEALIVSGCFLLATVLLLGPDTYLVLNYENGGLKILGLTILTLLSSYYFDLYEPQRISASWEIYFRLLLVLGFLSFLLSAIIYLFPAADIAHYVLLLGLIFLTLALVAWRSAYEWIIGREMFRERVYVLGAGERAQTIVNLLEARKDAGMEVLGWDGVVTDRDQRKEAIHIALERFSVPRPPVDRVIVAIEDRRGEFPVRELLKLRFNGVVIEDAGSLLERLTGKLHLDGLHPSSFIYSEGFRVKPSQQIARRIVSTLTAAVGLLLFLPFFPIVVLMVRLSSPGPIFFRQTRVGLGGKNFTVYKFRTMRTDAEVAGAKWATKNDPRVTRVGMFMRKTRLDEVPQLWNVLRGDMGFVGPRPERPEFVPWLTEQIPYFNLRHMIRPGLTGWAQVRYGYGATLAESREKLEFDLYYIKHMTLGLDLLIMFETIKTIIRRQGAQ; encoded by the coding sequence ATGATCCGGCTTTTCAACGTGTATTATCCCACGCGTACCATCGTTCTCCTGTTGTGCGAAGCGCTGATTGTGAGTGGTTGCTTCCTGCTGGCGACGGTGCTGCTGCTGGGGCCGGATACCTATCTCGTTCTGAACTATGAGAACGGCGGCCTGAAGATTCTTGGCCTGACCATCCTGACGCTGCTCTCCTCTTACTACTTCGATCTGTACGAGCCGCAGCGCATCTCTGCAAGCTGGGAGATCTACTTTCGCCTGCTCCTGGTCCTTGGCTTCCTATCGTTTCTGCTCTCGGCGATCATCTATCTCTTTCCCGCAGCCGACATCGCCCACTATGTTCTGCTGCTTGGCCTGATCTTCCTCACCCTGGCACTGGTAGCATGGCGCAGCGCATACGAGTGGATCATCGGTCGGGAGATGTTCCGAGAGCGGGTTTATGTACTTGGTGCAGGCGAACGTGCCCAGACTATCGTCAACCTGCTCGAAGCTCGCAAAGACGCGGGCATGGAGGTCCTGGGCTGGGATGGCGTCGTCACCGACCGCGACCAGCGCAAAGAGGCTATCCACATTGCCCTGGAGAGATTCTCCGTACCCAGACCGCCCGTCGATCGTGTCATCGTTGCCATTGAAGATCGTCGCGGCGAGTTTCCCGTCCGAGAGTTGCTGAAGCTTCGGTTCAACGGAGTTGTCATCGAAGATGCTGGATCCCTGCTGGAGCGGCTTACCGGCAAGCTGCATCTCGATGGTCTTCATCCGAGCAGCTTCATCTACAGCGAAGGCTTTCGCGTGAAGCCATCCCAGCAGATTGCCCGGCGGATAGTCTCGACGCTGACAGCCGCGGTCGGTCTGCTTCTCTTCCTACCATTCTTCCCCATCGTCGTGTTGATGGTGCGGCTGTCCTCCCCCGGCCCGATCTTCTTCCGGCAGACACGGGTAGGTCTCGGCGGAAAGAACTTCACTGTCTACAAATTTCGTACGATGCGAACCGATGCAGAGGTCGCCGGAGCAAAGTGGGCGACCAAGAACGATCCGCGCGTGACCCGCGTTGGCATGTTTATGCGTAAGACCCGGCTCGATGAGGTCCCTCAGCTCTGGAATGTACTTCGCGGCGATATGGGCTTTGTCGGTCCACGCCCAGAGCGGCCAGAGTTCGTGCCGTGGCTCACCGAACAGATTCCGTATTTCAACCTTCGCCACATGATCCGCCCTGGTTTAACGGGTTGGGCGCAGGTGCGTTATGGCTATGGGGCGACGCTGGCAGAGAGCCGCGAAAAGCTGGAGTTCGATCTTTATTACATCAAGCACATGACGCTGGGGCTCGATCTGTTGATCATGTTCGAGACGATCAAGACGATCATCCGGCGACAGGGCGCGCAGTAG
- a CDS encoding sigma 54-interacting transcriptional regulator, translating into MTLDHHAESAASLNLPPLEIFFGKTAVMQAVRNKLERVAETDVPVLIQGESGTGKEICVRLLHAFSLRAKGSLVKVSCPAIPHSLLETELFGYEKGAFTGAMSTKLGRVEQSHNGTLFLDEVGSLDLGVQSKLLQVLQDGTFVRVGGHEPRSIVTRLVSASNTDLRSQVEDGSFRLDFLFRINAVTINLPPLRQRIADLPILIDYFIDHYAKIFHNAPELLSKSAVRLMQNYHWPGNIRQLENLIRSYVLIGSEEALVAELMPETPRGGITTDIDLSEPISLKNITKKATQDLERQIILKVLQENSWNRQKTAKWLQISYRSLLYKLSEVGMPEVPPRPLRIPHLVKKEERTLKPALSSRTRIY; encoded by the coding sequence ATGACCTTGGATCATCACGCCGAATCCGCCGCCTCTCTTAACTTGCCACCTCTTGAGATCTTTTTTGGCAAGACAGCTGTTATGCAGGCGGTTCGAAATAAGTTGGAGCGAGTCGCCGAAACCGATGTCCCCGTGCTGATCCAGGGGGAGAGCGGAACCGGCAAGGAGATTTGCGTGCGTCTGCTGCATGCCTTCTCTCTGCGGGCCAAAGGCTCTCTGGTCAAAGTAAGCTGTCCGGCGATCCCTCACTCGCTGCTCGAAACCGAGCTTTTCGGTTACGAAAAGGGCGCTTTTACAGGCGCTATGTCCACAAAGCTGGGGCGCGTCGAACAATCTCACAATGGCACGCTATTTCTGGATGAGGTCGGAAGCCTTGATTTGGGAGTTCAATCGAAGCTCCTCCAAGTTCTGCAGGACGGAACCTTTGTCCGCGTGGGTGGCCACGAACCGAGAAGCATTGTAACCCGGCTGGTCTCAGCTTCCAACACGGACCTTCGCAGCCAGGTCGAGGATGGAAGCTTCCGCCTGGACTTCCTCTTCCGTATCAATGCGGTCACGATTAACTTGCCTCCGTTGCGCCAACGGATCGCCGACCTGCCTATCCTGATCGATTACTTTATCGACCACTATGCAAAGATCTTCCACAATGCACCGGAATTACTCTCTAAGAGCGCGGTCCGCCTGATGCAGAACTATCACTGGCCGGGAAATATCCGCCAGCTGGAGAACCTCATCCGCAGCTATGTGCTGATCGGCAGCGAGGAGGCGTTGGTCGCGGAACTTATGCCCGAGACTCCGCGCGGAGGCATCACTACCGATATCGACCTCAGCGAACCAATCTCCCTGAAGAACATTACCAAGAAGGCGACTCAGGACCTCGAGCGGCAGATCATTTTGAAAGTTCTGCAGGAGAATAGCTGGAATCGCCAGAAGACGGCGAAGTGGCTTCAGATCAGCTATCGGTCTCTGTTGTACAAGCTGAGCGAGGTGGGCATGCCTGAGGTTCCGCCGCGGCCTCTGCGGATCCCCCACTTGGTGAAGAAAGAAGAGCGGACACTGAAGCCTGCACTCTCCTCGCGGACGCGCATCTATTGA
- a CDS encoding CpsD/CapB family tyrosine-protein kinase, which produces MSRIYEALQKAESERKLERREPEPRTPEQSVHSAIYATAVATAEEEQSSFTSAVEPYVETRPSPVQPPVRVDPNALDVSKIPVRPWALSLERLPSLLERGPAVEQFRSLRSRIFELRDITPLKSIMVTSGLPQEGKSFISTNLALSLARHKSSKVLLIDGDMRRYTLHQFLGCESHPGLADYLAGKASLAEVMQRSEPFEGMTSGTAAITQNLTFIAGGNGGDKAADLSGSPRFEELIRLAAPHFDWIIVDSSPVLPVSDAVNLARACDGVLLVARSGQTKFPVAQRAQSELKASNILGFVLNAVQEAPQVGSYYGYDAAKP; this is translated from the coding sequence ATGAGCCGCATCTACGAAGCACTCCAGAAGGCAGAGTCCGAGCGCAAGTTGGAGCGGCGCGAACCGGAGCCGCGCACTCCAGAGCAGTCGGTCCACTCCGCCATTTATGCGACCGCCGTGGCCACAGCCGAGGAAGAGCAGTCGAGTTTTACTTCGGCCGTTGAGCCTTATGTTGAGACGAGACCCTCGCCGGTCCAGCCACCTGTTCGGGTGGATCCAAATGCGCTTGATGTTAGTAAGATTCCCGTCCGCCCGTGGGCTCTGTCTCTTGAGCGTCTACCCTCCCTGCTGGAACGGGGTCCTGCAGTCGAGCAGTTTCGTAGCCTTCGCTCTCGAATCTTCGAACTCCGCGACATCACCCCGCTCAAGAGCATCATGGTGACCAGCGGCCTCCCACAAGAGGGCAAGAGCTTCATCTCGACTAATCTCGCATTGAGCCTGGCACGGCACAAGAGCAGCAAGGTGTTGCTGATCGACGGCGACATGCGGCGCTACACGCTCCATCAATTTCTCGGATGTGAGTCGCATCCCGGCCTCGCGGATTATCTTGCTGGCAAGGCGAGTCTGGCGGAGGTGATGCAGCGTTCGGAGCCGTTTGAGGGAATGACCTCGGGAACTGCCGCAATCACGCAGAACCTGACCTTTATTGCCGGCGGCAATGGCGGCGATAAGGCCGCAGATCTCTCCGGCAGCCCGCGCTTCGAAGAACTGATTCGACTGGCGGCGCCGCACTTCGACTGGATCATCGTCGACTCTTCGCCCGTCCTGCCCGTCTCCGATGCCGTCAACCTGGCCCGCGCCTGTGATGGCGTTCTGCTGGTGGCGCGCAGTGGACAGACGAAGTTTCCGGTTGCGCAACGCGCTCAGAGTGAGTTGAAAGCCTCAAACATCCTGGGGTTTGTCTTGAACGCTGTGCAGGAAGCGCCCCAGGTCGGCAGCTACTATGGATACGATGCCGCCAAACCGTAA
- a CDS encoding GumC family protein: MLGHRALTVQDYLTILKRRWWILAIPAIIFPIVGFALTFLVQAQYISQTLVLVEQQKVPESYVKAVVTEDLSGRLASMKEQILSRSRLQPIIERFNLFANGKLSMDERIDLTRKNIGITPIQSEIARTNGLPGFFISFKANDARTAQLVCGEIQSLFVSENLSDRAASAAGTTEFLKSQLADAKAKLDEQDARLAKFQQTYMGKLPGAETSNMNMLTTLNTQLDAATQALARMEQDKSYTESMLSLQQAQQSQSTERGAPAPQTQLLELQQLEAQESELTARYTDDYPDVVTVRRKIKELEQKMAQAPAASAAPLSSAPKPTDSLSVQQMRAQLRAMEQGIAQKKRDQAAVQAELRTYQDRVASSPAVEEEYKSITRDTSTAQAFYDDLLNKLNQSKMATDLERRQQGEQFRVMDEPNLPEEPAFPKRSVFALGGFAVGLGLGLFIIALLEYLDTAVRNERDIWAFTKLPTLGVIGFAGEGEPVVTKRSLFGRRSPDVTSGSKPLMNAGG, from the coding sequence ATGCTTGGCCATCGCGCATTGACGGTGCAGGACTACCTCACCATTCTGAAACGAAGATGGTGGATCCTTGCGATCCCGGCGATTATCTTTCCTATCGTTGGGTTCGCTCTCACGTTTCTGGTGCAGGCACAGTATATTTCGCAGACGCTGGTTCTGGTGGAGCAGCAGAAGGTTCCCGAATCTTACGTCAAGGCCGTCGTCACCGAGGACCTGAGCGGACGGCTGGCCTCCATGAAGGAACAGATCTTGAGTCGGTCCCGGCTGCAGCCAATCATCGAACGCTTCAACCTCTTCGCGAATGGAAAGCTGTCGATGGACGAGCGCATCGATCTGACCCGCAAAAACATCGGGATCACGCCTATTCAATCGGAGATTGCGCGAACGAACGGTCTGCCGGGATTCTTCATCTCCTTCAAGGCGAATGACGCGCGCACGGCCCAGTTGGTCTGCGGGGAGATTCAGTCGCTCTTCGTCAGTGAAAACCTCAGCGACCGGGCAGCATCGGCAGCAGGAACAACCGAGTTTCTGAAGAGTCAGCTGGCGGATGCTAAGGCCAAGCTGGACGAGCAGGATGCCAGACTCGCCAAGTTTCAGCAGACTTACATGGGCAAGCTGCCGGGCGCAGAGACGTCGAATATGAACATGCTGACCACCTTGAATACACAGCTGGATGCCGCGACCCAGGCACTGGCCCGCATGGAGCAGGATAAGAGTTATACCGAATCGATGTTGTCTCTGCAGCAGGCCCAACAGTCGCAGTCGACAGAGCGTGGAGCCCCGGCGCCGCAGACTCAACTACTGGAGTTGCAGCAGCTTGAAGCGCAGGAGTCTGAGCTCACGGCACGATACACCGATGACTATCCGGATGTCGTGACGGTGAGGAGAAAGATTAAGGAGTTGGAGCAGAAGATGGCTCAGGCCCCCGCCGCATCCGCGGCGCCACTTTCCTCGGCTCCTAAGCCGACCGACTCTCTCAGCGTACAGCAGATGCGCGCTCAACTGCGTGCAATGGAACAGGGGATTGCGCAGAAGAAGCGTGATCAGGCCGCGGTTCAAGCCGAGCTTAGGACCTATCAGGATCGCGTCGCCTCCAGTCCCGCCGTGGAGGAGGAGTACAAGAGCATTACGCGCGACACCAGCACTGCGCAGGCGTTCTACGACGATCTGCTCAACAAACTGAATCAATCCAAGATGGCAACCGACTTGGAACGTCGGCAGCAAGGAGAGCAGTTCCGAGTCATGGATGAACCTAATCTTCCTGAAGAACCCGCTTTCCCAAAGCGCTCAGTCTTCGCTCTGGGAGGCTTCGCGGTCGGCTTGGGATTAGGCTTGTTCATCATAGCCTTGCTCGAGTATCTGGATACGGCCGTTCGAAACGAGCGCGATATCTGGGCGTTTACCAAGCTGCCAACCCTCGGCGTCATTGGCTTTGCCGGCGAAGGGGAGCCGGTGGTCACGAAACGAAGCCTGTTCGGTCGTCGCAGCCCGGACGTAACCTCAGGCAGCAAGCCGTTGATGAATGCGGGGGGCTGA
- a CDS encoding cupin domain-containing protein: MEVRHRHIRSRQFFYVLEGELTVEVEQSNFVLQAGTGVEVSPGQQHQVFNCGSTPTRILVTSQPPSHGDRITQ, from the coding sequence GTGGAGGTTCGACACCGTCACATCCGATCCCGCCAGTTCTTCTACGTTCTTGAAGGAGAACTGACCGTTGAAGTGGAGCAGAGCAACTTCGTCCTGCAAGCTGGCACAGGTGTCGAGGTCTCTCCCGGCCAGCAGCATCAGGTCTTCAATTGCGGTTCGACCCCCACCCGCATCCTCGTCACAAGCCAGCCACCGAGCCACGGCGACAGGATCACGCAGTAG
- a CDS encoding DUF6982 domain-containing protein, whose protein sequence is MEQEGRGKRSANQLQGAPVQDQAVRPVAAEQPRIVRSSTRSQVAEKEPSDAYRVVVRYENHAVRGLAEPQELGSIEQLLRNDPVYPLDSIRLKLLDSDVVEDVPTKDAKAVFFVKTFDGDLRHRALHFHEHAPVVPGLWVRVYFYDGEMIEGIISNTRDFVLESGFFLRPTDPNGNNALVYVLKGGLKDFHVLGMRNVPKSPN, encoded by the coding sequence ATGGAACAGGAAGGCCGCGGCAAACGATCTGCAAATCAGCTACAAGGCGCTCCTGTACAAGATCAAGCAGTACGACCTGTCGCCGCGGAACAACCACGCATCGTAAGGTCCTCAACCAGATCCCAGGTCGCCGAAAAAGAGCCATCCGACGCGTATCGTGTCGTCGTCCGCTACGAGAACCATGCAGTTCGCGGTCTCGCGGAACCCCAGGAGCTTGGTTCGATCGAACAGCTTCTACGCAACGATCCCGTCTATCCCCTGGACTCGATCCGGTTGAAGCTACTTGACTCGGACGTAGTAGAAGATGTCCCCACCAAGGATGCGAAGGCCGTTTTTTTCGTCAAAACCTTCGACGGCGATCTGCGCCACAGGGCTCTCCACTTTCACGAGCATGCGCCTGTCGTACCTGGCCTGTGGGTGCGCGTCTACTTCTACGACGGCGAGATGATCGAGGGCATCATCAGCAACACTCGGGACTTCGTGCTCGAGTCTGGTTTCTTCCTGCGACCGACCGATCCAAATGGAAATAACGCGCTCGTCTACGTTCTTAAGGGCGGCCTCAAGGACTTCCATGTCCTCGGAATGCGAAACGTTCCAAAAAGCCCTAACTAA
- a CDS encoding ExeA family protein produces MYNTFFKLQSSPFGTSPDPRFLYMMPHTREALACLEYGISARKGFTVLTGEVGTGKTTLLRRALSSFSGRKVSTSFVFNPRLDVLDFLEFVLTDFGIVPATRTKSGMLLQLNRWLIERFRMEETCVVVVDEAQNLSWELLEEIRLLTNLETSSEKLLQIVLSGQPELDEKLRHPSVRQLRQRVSLWCRTQALTESQTHAYVAERLRIAGASWPLFSIEALDLIHRASRGIPRIINLLCEHSLIVAYVEQVQQVTGTIVEGVAAELELEVQPFMMSSAALGNGDKQNSKEDNFMAAFNREPGGHNR; encoded by the coding sequence ATGTATAACACCTTCTTCAAACTTCAGAGTAGCCCCTTCGGAACTAGTCCCGACCCTCGGTTTCTCTACATGATGCCGCACACCCGGGAGGCGCTCGCCTGCCTGGAGTACGGTATCTCCGCACGCAAGGGTTTTACAGTCCTGACGGGCGAAGTGGGCACCGGCAAGACGACGCTGCTGCGCCGAGCGCTGAGCTCGTTCAGCGGCCGCAAGGTCTCGACGTCCTTCGTCTTCAACCCACGTCTGGACGTGCTGGACTTCCTTGAGTTTGTGCTCACAGACTTCGGCATTGTGCCGGCGACGCGAACCAAATCGGGCATGCTGCTGCAGTTGAATCGCTGGTTGATCGAACGCTTCCGCATGGAGGAGACCTGTGTGGTGGTCGTCGATGAGGCGCAGAACCTCTCTTGGGAGCTGTTGGAGGAGATTAGACTGCTGACCAATCTTGAAACCTCCTCAGAAAAGCTGTTGCAGATCGTGCTATCCGGGCAGCCGGAGCTAGACGAGAAGCTTCGCCACCCCAGTGTGAGGCAGCTCCGCCAGAGAGTCTCGCTATGGTGCCGTACGCAGGCTCTGACTGAGAGCCAGACCCACGCTTATGTAGCCGAACGCCTCAGGATCGCGGGTGCAAGCTGGCCGCTTTTTTCGATCGAGGCGCTTGATCTGATTCATCGTGCCAGCCGGGGAATTCCGCGCATCATCAACCTATTGTGCGAGCACTCGCTGATCGTCGCGTATGTCGAACAAGTGCAGCAGGTAACCGGGACTATTGTCGAAGGTGTAGCCGCAGAGCTTGAGCTGGAGGTGCAGCCGTTCATGATGTCATCGGCTGCCCTCGGCAACGGCGACAAACAGAACTCGAAGGAAGATAACTTTATGGCTGCTTTCAACAGAGAGCCGGGAGGGCACAATCGATGA